The following proteins are encoded in a genomic region of Candidatus Manganitrophaceae bacterium:
- a CDS encoding radical SAM protein — protein sequence MAYQAYSVSWNLTQRCNLFCTHCYMSAFPNADISQDLTTKECFKVMDGIEKVNPNVFLILTGGEPLVRKDIFDIAAYGSDKGFTCVLGTNGVLIGRTEARKMRESGLQGASISLDSVDPKKHDEFRGLAHSWKNAIRGMEFLQGEGLDFSIHMSVMSWNVSEIPKMIELSKKVGAKVLNFFFLIQTGRGENLIDIQPSQYREILTYLARAQGVGPKEVTNGGGLLGQFDDPWTSPAGESYGLILRAKCAPHFRKIIYELDPDSPLLKNYSQGSCPAGKYYCRITPEGDITPCPYMPVSAGNLREKSFDEIWNTSPVLNDLRDPQLGGRCGDCEFSEMCGGCRCRAYAATGDYLAEDPACDYQPGQYGGKKIQLTADQTFGLEVKFTMDWSVASKERLKGLPSFARGMVARGVERYAAENNITLITPEVMQIVREKAEAKRGRSFSFTEFSRSVPVKTPGDN from the coding sequence ATGGCATATCAAGCATATTCTGTTTCATGGAATCTCACCCAACGCTGCAACCTGTTTTGTACGCACTGCTATATGAGTGCGTTTCCGAATGCCGATATTTCACAGGACCTTACGACGAAAGAATGTTTTAAGGTGATGGATGGCATCGAGAAGGTGAATCCGAATGTCTTTTTGATTCTCACCGGTGGCGAGCCGCTTGTTCGAAAAGATATCTTCGATATTGCCGCCTATGGCTCAGACAAGGGCTTTACCTGTGTTCTCGGGACAAACGGGGTTTTAATTGGTCGTACTGAGGCGAGGAAGATGCGTGAAAGCGGTCTTCAAGGTGCCTCGATCAGTCTTGACTCTGTTGATCCGAAGAAACATGATGAATTCCGCGGTCTGGCCCATTCCTGGAAGAATGCCATTCGCGGCATGGAGTTTCTCCAGGGCGAAGGGCTCGACTTTTCGATACATATGAGCGTGATGTCCTGGAATGTCTCTGAGATTCCCAAGATGATCGAGTTGTCCAAAAAAGTCGGGGCCAAGGTTCTCAATTTCTTTTTTCTGATTCAGACCGGTCGAGGCGAAAACCTGATCGATATCCAGCCCAGTCAGTATCGTGAGATCCTAACCTATCTGGCGCGCGCACAGGGTGTCGGGCCGAAAGAGGTGACCAACGGAGGCGGATTGCTCGGGCAATTTGATGATCCCTGGACCTCTCCTGCGGGGGAGAGTTATGGTTTAATCCTTCGCGCAAAATGTGCACCCCACTTCAGGAAAATCATTTACGAACTCGATCCGGATTCGCCTTTGTTAAAGAATTACTCCCAGGGAAGCTGCCCTGCCGGTAAATATTATTGCCGGATTACTCCTGAAGGGGACATCACCCCCTGCCCTTATATGCCCGTGAGCGCAGGAAACCTCCGGGAAAAATCATTTGATGAAATCTGGAACACTTCGCCGGTTTTGAATGATCTGAGGGACCCCCAACTCGGGGGACGTTGCGGTGATTGTGAGTTTTCTGAGATGTGTGGCGGCTGTCGTTGCCGGGCTTATGCGGCCACTGGAGATTATCTGGCAGAAGATCCCGCCTGTGACTATCAGCCGGGCCAGTACGGGGGGAAGAAAATTCAATTGACCGCCGATCAGACCTTCGGTCTGGAGGTCAAATTTACGATGGATTGGAGTGTGGCTTCCAAGGAACGTTTGAAAGGACTTCCATCCTTTGCCCGGGGAATGGTGGCCCGGGGCGTGGAACGTTATGCCGCAGAGAACAATATTACCCTGATTACACCGGAAGTTATGCAGATCGTGCGGGAGAAAGCGGAGGCCAAGCGCGGTCGAAGCTTTAGTTTTACCGAATTCAGCCGAAGCGTCCCCGTAAAAACCCCTGGAGACAATTGA
- a CDS encoding CPBP family intramembrane metalloprotease, with protein MEILGIVEKRAFWPLFFPFFSTGFYYIFLFPSSRLHHVFLPLMVSIVTLGLWFSRNSERSEDLCLRKKGAIRAVFLGIAGGLGLGLFNLFVIVKLTPWLGYSNEFLRETPHADLSLWIMFPFGILLISFLIEILFRGWILGRFLSVFRSTRGGSCWAVLLSALYFSFDPFMVVYFKGYHWLALTDGIIWGALLLKTGNLFSSISAHTVEVWIVYLVLKVFYA; from the coding sequence GTGGAAATTCTAGGAATAGTTGAGAAAAGGGCGTTCTGGCCCCTTTTTTTTCCATTTTTCTCGACGGGTTTTTATTATATCTTCCTCTTCCCTTCGTCTCGTCTTCACCATGTCTTTCTTCCCTTAATGGTTTCTATCGTTACCCTGGGTCTTTGGTTTAGCCGGAATTCGGAGAGGTCTGAGGACCTGTGTCTCCGTAAAAAGGGGGCGATTCGTGCGGTATTCCTTGGCATTGCCGGTGGCCTCGGACTGGGGCTTTTTAATCTCTTTGTGATCGTAAAACTCACACCGTGGCTCGGGTATTCCAATGAATTTCTTAGAGAAACCCCTCATGCCGATCTGTCTTTATGGATAATGTTTCCCTTTGGTATCCTCCTCATCAGTTTTCTCATTGAGATCCTCTTCCGGGGGTGGATTCTGGGGCGGTTTCTGAGCGTGTTCCGGTCGACGCGAGGAGGGTCCTGTTGGGCTGTTTTGTTGTCGGCGCTTTATTTTTCTTTTGATCCCTTCATGGTCGTATATTTCAAGGGCTACCATTGGCTGGCGCTGACCGATGGGATTATATGGGGAGCACTCCTCCTCAAAACAGGAAACCTGTTCTCCTCAATCTCAGCACACACTGTTGAAGTCTGGATCGTCTATCTTGTTTTAAAGGTCTTCTATGCGTAA
- a CDS encoding universal stress protein UspA translates to MYKSIYIPVDNSDYANTAIDIGIMLAKQFGSKVVGSHAYAAKLHDKRFKQMEAGLPEEYHDENELERQRKIHDSLITRGLEIITDSYLDIIDKKASESNVPMERRSLEGKNYKVLVEDIVKNGYDLVILGALGVGAVKESMIGSVTERTIRRVRKSDIFVVKETEPPVLGKMGKIVVAVDGSHHSFGGFKTALGLAKAYDLEMVVVSAFDPYYHYAVFNSIAGVLNEEAGKVFRFKEQEKLHEDVIDSGLAKIYQSHLEVCLTVAETEGVKIKTALLDGKPFEKVIQYVRKERPWLLVVGRVGVHSDEEMDVGSNAENLIRMAPCNVLVSNKTFIPPIDAIAEYTVAWTEEAAKRMEKVPIFARGVAKTAVYRYAIEKGFTIISNSVVDAAMGDILPKSSIDAMKRLGKELDEKGIDRNKMTASDSVAQTLGTGSGMAGMMVDIVQDRDAERAASYDKKAKLDFHICGGCGYTAKGEKPVKCPICNADGEIFQFLDKSLFTAAAKAEGELSKEVGYDGVPLSWTEDAKNILRKVPAGFERRRAKAKVEKTARKMGLQTLTKEFVVRIIEAGEGDEDVEMSSKTIVASQAKAVAEEKEESVKAAPVPKFSYSPEAQERVDRVPVGFMRDATRQHIENHAFSNSIDHITLEVAEAGIKKATEEMEAVMSGAASLDDIRERLASMATGATTPPEETFHFCGLCGHVVAQVPEQCPVCEAKKLRFVLMEEAIDYFICLICSQVVNQKIPDHCALCGGGGEYYKKMERKESGIEKAFASITWTDEAKARMNEIPEGFMREMTSWRIEADARKKGIRKIDPAVINAKYEHWSRASRKVERHLPWDDDAERRMALIPSFVRGTVVSEIESYADEKGFKRVSAEILNQVTERWAEAMRSQGF, encoded by the coding sequence ATGTATAAATCAATTTATATCCCGGTGGACAATTCAGATTATGCGAATACGGCGATTGATATTGGGATTATGCTGGCGAAACAGTTCGGATCAAAAGTCGTCGGAAGTCACGCGTACGCAGCAAAGCTGCATGATAAGCGGTTTAAGCAGATGGAAGCGGGGCTTCCCGAGGAATACCATGATGAAAATGAACTTGAACGTCAGCGGAAGATTCATGATTCTCTGATCACGCGCGGCCTGGAGATCATCACAGATTCCTATCTTGACATCATCGATAAAAAAGCGAGTGAGAGCAATGTCCCAATGGAGCGCAGGTCTCTGGAAGGGAAAAACTACAAGGTCCTTGTTGAAGATATTGTGAAAAATGGTTACGACCTGGTTATCCTCGGCGCACTCGGTGTCGGTGCCGTAAAAGAAAGTATGATCGGCAGTGTCACGGAGCGAACAATCCGCCGCGTCCGAAAGTCCGACATCTTCGTTGTTAAGGAGACCGAGCCGCCCGTTCTGGGAAAAATGGGGAAGATTGTTGTTGCCGTGGATGGAAGTCATCACTCCTTTGGTGGTTTCAAGACCGCGTTGGGGCTGGCCAAGGCCTACGACCTTGAGATGGTTGTCGTTTCCGCGTTTGACCCCTATTATCATTATGCTGTTTTTAATTCGATCGCCGGGGTATTGAACGAAGAAGCCGGAAAGGTCTTCCGCTTTAAAGAGCAGGAGAAGCTTCATGAGGATGTCATCGACTCCGGGCTTGCGAAGATTTACCAATCTCACCTGGAGGTCTGTCTGACTGTGGCGGAGACCGAGGGAGTAAAGATCAAGACGGCATTGTTGGATGGTAAGCCCTTTGAAAAGGTCATTCAATACGTCAGGAAGGAGCGTCCATGGCTCTTGGTCGTCGGTCGTGTGGGTGTGCACTCTGATGAAGAGATGGATGTGGGGAGCAACGCTGAAAACCTTATCCGGATGGCGCCTTGTAATGTCCTGGTTTCAAATAAAACATTTATTCCTCCGATTGATGCCATTGCCGAATATACCGTGGCCTGGACCGAAGAGGCGGCCAAGCGAATGGAAAAGGTTCCGATCTTCGCGCGCGGGGTTGCCAAAACAGCCGTTTATCGCTATGCCATTGAAAAGGGCTTTACCATTATCAGCAATTCGGTCGTGGACGCCGCAATGGGAGATATTCTTCCGAAGTCGTCGATTGACGCGATGAAACGGCTGGGGAAAGAGCTTGATGAGAAGGGGATTGACCGGAATAAGATGACCGCATCCGACAGTGTGGCCCAGACGCTTGGCACCGGGAGTGGGATGGCTGGAATGATGGTGGATATCGTCCAAGATCGCGATGCGGAACGGGCGGCCAGTTATGATAAAAAGGCGAAGCTCGATTTTCATATTTGCGGCGGCTGCGGGTATACGGCAAAGGGTGAAAAGCCGGTAAAATGTCCGATCTGCAACGCCGATGGTGAGATTTTTCAGTTTCTCGACAAGTCGCTCTTTACCGCCGCGGCCAAGGCTGAAGGTGAGTTGAGTAAGGAAGTCGGCTACGATGGCGTTCCCTTGAGCTGGACCGAAGATGCGAAAAATATTCTGCGGAAGGTCCCGGCCGGGTTTGAGCGTCGGCGCGCCAAGGCCAAGGTTGAAAAGACGGCACGCAAGATGGGCCTGCAGACCCTGACGAAAGAGTTTGTTGTTCGAATAATTGAAGCCGGCGAGGGAGACGAAGACGTCGAAATGAGTTCAAAAACGATTGTGGCTTCACAGGCGAAGGCGGTCGCAGAGGAAAAGGAAGAAAGCGTGAAGGCGGCTCCCGTTCCCAAATTTTCCTATAGCCCTGAAGCCCAGGAGCGTGTTGATCGGGTCCCCGTCGGATTCATGCGGGACGCGACGCGACAGCATATCGAGAATCATGCTTTTTCCAATTCGATTGATCATATCACCCTGGAGGTTGCTGAGGCCGGGATTAAGAAGGCGACCGAAGAGATGGAAGCGGTGATGTCAGGCGCAGCGAGCCTTGATGACATCAGGGAGCGTCTTGCCTCTATGGCGACAGGGGCGACGACCCCTCCGGAAGAAACCTTCCACTTTTGCGGGCTTTGCGGCCATGTGGTCGCACAGGTTCCGGAGCAATGTCCTGTCTGTGAGGCGAAGAAATTGCGGTTTGTCCTCATGGAAGAGGCCATTGACTATTTCATCTGTCTGATCTGCAGCCAGGTGGTGAATCAGAAAATCCCGGATCACTGTGCCCTCTGTGGAGGCGGTGGAGAATATTACAAGAAAATGGAACGGAAAGAATCGGGTATCGAAAAGGCCTTTGCGTCGATTACATGGACAGATGAAGCGAAGGCCCGGATGAACGAAATTCCAGAAGGGTTTATGCGGGAGATGACCTCCTGGAGAATAGAGGCCGATGCGCGCAAAAAAGGGATTCGGAAAATTGATCCCGCCGTCATCAATGCGAAGTATGAACATTGGAGCCGTGCTTCGAGAAAAGTTGAGCGGCATCTTCCCTGGGATGATGATGCCGAACGCCGGATGGCTCTTATTCCCTCCTTTGTTCGGGGGACAGTCGTCAGCGAAATTGAATCTTATGCGGATGAAAAAGGATTCAAGCGTGTGAGCGCTGAAATTCTAAATCAGGTTACCGAACGCTGGGCCGAGGCGATGCGTTCCCAGGGGTTTTAA
- the rlmN gene encoding 23S rRNA (adenine(2503)-C(2))-methyltransferase RlmN, producing MKKTNLLALGFQEVEAFVARLGWKRYRAKQILAWIYERHAAGFEEMTDLSKEDRLLLDSRAELSHLEIVTRLRSVDGTEKFLFRLKDGREIESVLIPDEERLTICISSQAGCTLDCTFCLTAQEGLKRNLKADEIVNQVLTIQSLLPEGKRVTNIVLMGMGEPLANLPQVTEAVIKMISPIGLGLSPRRVTISTAGLVPQILALWKGPVPVNLSISLNATTNVLRDQIMPKINRLYPLEKLMSVCRSFPLPSRRRITFEYVLFSGINDSLEDAGRLIQLTKGIRCKINLIPYNPYPGSPYRRTPDDQMLKFQNLLLKARLTTTIRKSRGGDILAACGQLSGLSQDRLRMTPD from the coding sequence ATGAAAAAGACTAATCTTCTTGCGTTGGGTTTCCAGGAGGTCGAGGCCTTCGTTGCCCGGCTTGGGTGGAAGCGCTACCGAGCGAAACAGATCCTGGCATGGATTTATGAGCGGCACGCGGCCGGTTTTGAAGAGATGACGGATCTTTCGAAGGAAGATCGCCTTCTTCTCGATTCGCGGGCAGAACTCAGCCATCTGGAGATTGTAACCCGGCTCAGGTCCGTCGATGGAACAGAAAAATTTCTTTTTCGGCTGAAAGATGGTCGGGAGATCGAATCAGTCCTGATTCCGGATGAGGAGCGCCTGACCATCTGTATCTCTTCGCAGGCCGGATGTACATTGGACTGCACCTTCTGCCTCACGGCACAAGAGGGTCTGAAAAGAAACCTCAAGGCCGATGAGATTGTGAATCAGGTGCTGACCATTCAGAGCCTTCTCCCTGAAGGAAAACGGGTGACCAATATTGTCTTGATGGGGATGGGAGAACCGCTTGCGAATCTTCCGCAGGTGACAGAGGCCGTCATCAAGATGATCTCGCCCATCGGGCTGGGCCTTTCCCCCCGTCGGGTGACGATATCGACGGCGGGGCTCGTGCCCCAGATTCTCGCGCTGTGGAAGGGGCCGGTACCGGTCAACCTATCTATCTCATTAAACGCAACCACCAACGTGCTCAGGGATCAGATCATGCCGAAGATCAACCGGCTTTATCCTCTTGAAAAACTGATGTCCGTCTGCAGATCTTTCCCGCTTCCATCACGACGGCGCATCACCTTTGAATATGTCCTTTTCTCCGGAATCAATGATTCGCTCGAAGATGCAGGGCGGCTGATTCAACTGACAAAAGGCATCAGATGCAAGATCAATCTGATCCCCTATAACCCTTATCCCGGTTCACCCTACCGCCGGACGCCCGATGATCAGATGCTGAAGTTCCAGAATCTTCTCCTCAAGGCCCGCCTGACAACGACCATCCGAAAAAGCCGGGGGGGAGATATTCTGGCCGCTTGCGGCCAACTGAGCGGCCTCTCCCAAGATCGATTACGGATGACACCGGATTAA
- a CDS encoding PilZ domain-containing protein, with protein sequence MDKRQHYRVPFTGKAKVSTETRSVEVTISNMSLGGLLLHAKKRFDLGKELTVKISGTHRGKSFREIVLGKIVVTHLSPDGNAYGLQFLDYIDQEQQPSLYSWVSSRQKKAISSFLREPLP encoded by the coding sequence ATGGATAAGAGACAACATTATCGTGTTCCGTTTACTGGAAAGGCAAAGGTATCGACTGAAACCCGTTCTGTCGAGGTGACGATCAGCAACATGAGCCTTGGCGGTCTTCTTCTCCATGCAAAAAAGCGCTTCGACCTCGGGAAAGAATTAACGGTCAAGATTAGTGGGACGCATCGCGGGAAGTCATTTCGTGAAATTGTACTTGGAAAAATTGTCGTTACCCATCTCAGCCCCGACGGGAATGCTTACGGGTTACAGTTTTTAGACTATATCGACCAAGAGCAACAGCCCTCCCTTTATTCTTGGGTGAGCAGTCGTCAGAAAAAGGCCATCTCATCTTTTTTAAGAGAACCTTTGCCTTGA